The Desmodus rotundus isolate HL8 chromosome 13, HLdesRot8A.1, whole genome shotgun sequence genome has a window encoding:
- the IMP4 gene encoding U3 small nucleolar ribonucleoprotein protein IMP4 isoform X1, translating into MLRREARLRREYLYRKAREEAQRAAQEKKEKVRRALEENRLIPTELRREALALQGSLEFDDAGGEGVTSHVDDEYRWAGVEDPKVMITTSRDPSSRLKMFAKELKLVFPGAQRMNRGRHEVGALVRACKANGVTDLLVVHEHRGTPVGLIVSHLPFGPTAYFTLCNVVMRHDIPNLGTMSEAKPHLIMHGLSSRLGKRVSLGPWELGWGQGCQVGHSLFSFPLLQVSDILRYLFPVPKDDSHRVITFANQDDYISFRHHVYRKTSHRDVELTEVGPRFELKLYMIRLGTLEQEATADVEWRWHPYTNTARKRVFLSIE; encoded by the exons ATG CTACGCCGCGAGGCCCGCCTGCGCCGCGAGTACCTGTACCGCAAAGCCCGCGAGGAGGCGCAGCGCGCGGcccaggagaagaaggagaaggttCGGCGCGCGCTCGAAG AGAACCGCCTGATCCCCACGGAGTTACGCAGGGAGGCCCTGGCCTTACAGGGCTCCCTGGAGTTCGACGATGCTGGTGGTGAAG GTGTAACCAGCCACGTGGATGATGAATATCGATGGGCAGGGGTTGAGGATCCCAAGGTCATGATCACTACTTCCCGAGACCCCAGTTCCCGCCTCAAGATGTTTGCAAAG GAGCTGAAGCTGGTGTTTCCCGGCGCCCAGCGCATGAACCGTGGCCGACATGAGGTGGGGGCGCTGGTGCGAGCCTGCAAAGCTAACGGGGTCACCGACCTGCTGGTTGTCCATGAGCACCGAGGCACCCCTG TGGGGCTCATTGTCAGCCACCTACCCTTCGGCCCCACTGCATACTTCACGCTGTGCAACGTGGTTATGCGGCACGACATCCCCAACCTGGGCACCATGTCAGAAGCCAAACCCCACCTCATCATGCATGGCCTCTCCTCCCGCCTGGGCAAGAGGGTGAGTCTGGGGCCATGGGAgttgggctggggccaggggtgCCAGGTGGGGCATTCCCtgttctccttccctctgctccagGTCTCCGACATACTTCGTTACCTGTTCCCTGTTCCCAAAGATGACAGCCACCGGGTCATCACCTTTGCCAACCAGGATGACTACATCTCCTTCAG GCACCATGTGTACAGGAAGACCAGCCACCGCGACGTGGAGCTGACCGAGGTCGGGCCTCGCTTTGAGCTGAAGT TGTACATGATCCGCCTTGGCACTCTGGAGCAGGAAGCCACCGCAGACGTGGAGTGGCGCTGGCACCCCTACACCAACACTGCACGCAAGAGGGTCTTCCTGAGCATAGAGTGA
- the IMP4 gene encoding U3 small nucleolar ribonucleoprotein protein IMP4 isoform X3, protein MLRREARLRREYLYRKAREEAQRAAQEKKEKVRRALEENRLIPTELRREALALQGSLEFDDAGGEGVTSHVDDEYRWAGVEDPKVMITTSRDPSSRLKMFAKELKLVFPGAQRMNRGRHEVGALVRACKANGVTDLLVVHEHRGTPEAKPHLIMHGLSSRLGKRVSDILRYLFPVPKDDSHRVITFANQDDYISFRHHVYRKTSHRDVELTEVGPRFELKLYMIRLGTLEQEATADVEWRWHPYTNTARKRVFLSIE, encoded by the exons ATG CTACGCCGCGAGGCCCGCCTGCGCCGCGAGTACCTGTACCGCAAAGCCCGCGAGGAGGCGCAGCGCGCGGcccaggagaagaaggagaaggttCGGCGCGCGCTCGAAG AGAACCGCCTGATCCCCACGGAGTTACGCAGGGAGGCCCTGGCCTTACAGGGCTCCCTGGAGTTCGACGATGCTGGTGGTGAAG GTGTAACCAGCCACGTGGATGATGAATATCGATGGGCAGGGGTTGAGGATCCCAAGGTCATGATCACTACTTCCCGAGACCCCAGTTCCCGCCTCAAGATGTTTGCAAAG GAGCTGAAGCTGGTGTTTCCCGGCGCCCAGCGCATGAACCGTGGCCGACATGAGGTGGGGGCGCTGGTGCGAGCCTGCAAAGCTAACGGGGTCACCGACCTGCTGGTTGTCCATGAGCACCGAGGCACCCCTG AAGCCAAACCCCACCTCATCATGCATGGCCTCTCCTCCCGCCTGGGCAAGAGG GTCTCCGACATACTTCGTTACCTGTTCCCTGTTCCCAAAGATGACAGCCACCGGGTCATCACCTTTGCCAACCAGGATGACTACATCTCCTTCAG GCACCATGTGTACAGGAAGACCAGCCACCGCGACGTGGAGCTGACCGAGGTCGGGCCTCGCTTTGAGCTGAAGT TGTACATGATCCGCCTTGGCACTCTGGAGCAGGAAGCCACCGCAGACGTGGAGTGGCGCTGGCACCCCTACACCAACACTGCACGCAAGAGGGTCTTCCTGAGCATAGAGTGA
- the IMP4 gene encoding U3 small nucleolar ribonucleoprotein protein IMP4 isoform X2, with amino-acid sequence MLRREARLRREYLYRKAREEAQRAAQEKKEKVRRALEENRLIPTELRREALALQGSLEFDDAGGEGVTSHVDDEYRWAGVEDPKVMITTSRDPSSRLKMFAKELKLVFPGAQRMNRGRHEVGALVRACKANGVTDLLVVHEHRGTPVGLIVSHLPFGPTAYFTLCNVVMRHDIPNLGTMSEAKPHLIMHGLSSRLGKRVSDILRYLFPVPKDDSHRVITFANQDDYISFRHHVYRKTSHRDVELTEVGPRFELKLYMIRLGTLEQEATADVEWRWHPYTNTARKRVFLSIE; translated from the exons ATG CTACGCCGCGAGGCCCGCCTGCGCCGCGAGTACCTGTACCGCAAAGCCCGCGAGGAGGCGCAGCGCGCGGcccaggagaagaaggagaaggttCGGCGCGCGCTCGAAG AGAACCGCCTGATCCCCACGGAGTTACGCAGGGAGGCCCTGGCCTTACAGGGCTCCCTGGAGTTCGACGATGCTGGTGGTGAAG GTGTAACCAGCCACGTGGATGATGAATATCGATGGGCAGGGGTTGAGGATCCCAAGGTCATGATCACTACTTCCCGAGACCCCAGTTCCCGCCTCAAGATGTTTGCAAAG GAGCTGAAGCTGGTGTTTCCCGGCGCCCAGCGCATGAACCGTGGCCGACATGAGGTGGGGGCGCTGGTGCGAGCCTGCAAAGCTAACGGGGTCACCGACCTGCTGGTTGTCCATGAGCACCGAGGCACCCCTG TGGGGCTCATTGTCAGCCACCTACCCTTCGGCCCCACTGCATACTTCACGCTGTGCAACGTGGTTATGCGGCACGACATCCCCAACCTGGGCACCATGTCAGAAGCCAAACCCCACCTCATCATGCATGGCCTCTCCTCCCGCCTGGGCAAGAGG GTCTCCGACATACTTCGTTACCTGTTCCCTGTTCCCAAAGATGACAGCCACCGGGTCATCACCTTTGCCAACCAGGATGACTACATCTCCTTCAG GCACCATGTGTACAGGAAGACCAGCCACCGCGACGTGGAGCTGACCGAGGTCGGGCCTCGCTTTGAGCTGAAGT TGTACATGATCCGCCTTGGCACTCTGGAGCAGGAAGCCACCGCAGACGTGGAGTGGCGCTGGCACCCCTACACCAACACTGCACGCAAGAGGGTCTTCCTGAGCATAGAGTGA
- the CCDC115 gene encoding coiled-coil domain-containing protein 115 isoform X1 — translation MAAADVRTELDLLLLRLLADLEELEAKRAALNARVEEGWLSLSKARYAMGAKSVGPLQYASHMEPQVCVCTSEDPDGLQKFQVVRAAAQAPEDVGPRESALRRRKGLTRTPEPEPSSAPRDPLNWFGILVPHSLRQAQASFREEWVRHVASSAVGQAGCGRDWPWDWVAWRPRGLGSSRSSRGIGWKPLRGLRLAADMASLQSHISWGRSRLRELQEKVKQLELGAA, via the exons ATGGCGGCGGCAGACGTCCGGACGGAGCTGGACTTGCTGCTCCTGCGACTGCTCGCGGACCTAGAGGAGCTGGAGGCGAAGCGGGCGGCGCTGAACGCCCGGGTGGAGGAG GGCTGGCTCTCGCTGTCCAAAGCTCGTTACGCCATGGGCGCCAAGTCGGTGGGGCCCCTGCAGTACGCTTCCCACATGGAGCCCCAGGTGTGCGTGTGCACCAG CGAGGACCCCGACGGACTGCAGAAGTTCCAGGTGGTGAGGGCCGCGGCCCAGGCTCCGGAGGACGTGGGGCCCCGCGAGTCAG CTCTGCGCAGGCGCAAGGGCCTCACCAGgaccccagagccagagccctcGTCAGCCCCCCGAGACCCTCTAAACTGGTTTGGGATCCTGGTTCCTCACAGCCTGCGGCAGGCCCAAGCCAGCTTCCGGGAGG AGTGGGTCAGACACGTGGCCAGCTCTGCTGTGGGACAGGCAGGCTGCGGACGGGACTGGCCATGGGACTGGGTGGCATGGAGGCCCAGAGGACTGGGCAGCAGCCGTTCCAGCAGAGGCATCGGGTGGAAGCCACTGAGAG GCCTGCGGCTGGCTGCAGACATGGCCAGTCTTCAGAGCCACATCAGCTGGGGTCGCAGCCGACTCCGGGAGCTCCAGGAGAAAGTCAAGCAGCTCGAGCTCGGGGCCGCCTGA
- the CCDC115 gene encoding coiled-coil domain-containing protein 115 isoform X2, with translation MAAADVRTELDLLLLRLLADLEELEAKRAALNARVEEGWLSLSKARYAMGAKSVGPLQYASHMEPQVCVCTSEDPDGLQKFQVVRAAAQAPEDVGPRESALRRRKGLTRTPEPEPSSAPRDPLNWFGILVPHSLRQAQASFREGLRLAADMASLQSHISWGRSRLRELQEKVKQLELGAA, from the exons ATGGCGGCGGCAGACGTCCGGACGGAGCTGGACTTGCTGCTCCTGCGACTGCTCGCGGACCTAGAGGAGCTGGAGGCGAAGCGGGCGGCGCTGAACGCCCGGGTGGAGGAG GGCTGGCTCTCGCTGTCCAAAGCTCGTTACGCCATGGGCGCCAAGTCGGTGGGGCCCCTGCAGTACGCTTCCCACATGGAGCCCCAGGTGTGCGTGTGCACCAG CGAGGACCCCGACGGACTGCAGAAGTTCCAGGTGGTGAGGGCCGCGGCCCAGGCTCCGGAGGACGTGGGGCCCCGCGAGTCAG CTCTGCGCAGGCGCAAGGGCCTCACCAGgaccccagagccagagccctcGTCAGCCCCCCGAGACCCTCTAAACTGGTTTGGGATCCTGGTTCCTCACAGCCTGCGGCAGGCCCAAGCCAGCTTCCGGGAGG GCCTGCGGCTGGCTGCAGACATGGCCAGTCTTCAGAGCCACATCAGCTGGGGTCGCAGCCGACTCCGGGAGCTCCAGGAGAAAGTCAAGCAGCTCGAGCTCGGGGCCGCCTGA